The following nucleotide sequence is from Saccharothrix texasensis.
GCCCCACGTGGGACCACGCCAGCGGAACGCTGCTCTGGGTGGACGTGCTCGGCAGCGAGGTGCACCGGTACAGCCCGGCGCGCGACGACGACGCCGTCCTCGAAGTGCCGCAGCACGTCGGCGCGGCGAAGCCCCGGACCCGCGGCGGCCTGGTGCTGAACCTGCGTGACGGCGTGGCGCTGATCGACCGGGACGGCGTCAAGACCTGGCTCGTCTACTGGGCGCGCGACGGCGTGCGGGGCAACGACGCCGCGGTCGACCCGGCGGGCCGGCTGTGGGCGGGCACGATGCGGTACGACGAGGACCCGGGCGGCTGGCTGGCCCGCGTGGAGCCCAGCGGCGACGCGAAGGTCGTGCTGGACAAGCTGGGCGTCAGCAACGGCATCGGCTGGAGCCCCGACGGCACGCTCATGTACTACATCGACTCGGCCGAGCGGCGGGTCGACGTCCTCGACTACGACCGCGAGACCGGTGAGGCGACGAACCGCCGACCGCTGGCCGAGGTGTCGCGCGGGCTGCCCGACGGCCTCACCGTGGACGCGTCCGGCGCGATCTGGGTCGCGCTGTGGGGCGGCGCGGCGTTGCACCGGTACACGCCGGACGGCGCGCTGGACCGGGAGGTCGAGCTGCCGGTGGGGCAGCCGACGGCGTGCGCCTTCGGCGGCGCGGACTTCACCGACCTGTACGTGACGACC
It contains:
- a CDS encoding SMP-30/gluconolactonase/LRE family protein: MSIEVAVRAEAELGEGPTWDHASGTLLWVDVLGSEVHRYSPARDDDAVLEVPQHVGAAKPRTRGGLVLNLRDGVALIDRDGVKTWLVYWARDGVRGNDAAVDPAGRLWAGTMRYDEDPGGWLARVEPSGDAKVVLDKLGVSNGIGWSPDGTLMYYIDSAERRVDVLDYDRETGEATNRRPLAEVSRGLPDGLTVDASGAIWVALWGGAALHRYTPDGALDREVELPVGQPTACAFGGADFTDLYVTTARVGLSGDALSELAGSVLVLPGIGEGLPSTAFAG